The genomic stretch CCAAATTTGTTATTTCGCCGCCTCTCCCAGCCATGGGCCCTGATGGCGTTCAGTCTAGGGTTTTTATAGGGGGAGGAGAGCTTTGCTCTCTCACCTTACAGGTTACCTCCCCAGCCACCCTTTTTCCGGGCCGCGCCACTAGCAAATGGTGCAATGCTTCCTGGAGGTGTCGCTGTCCCCAGCTTGGAGACTGCCGGGGGTCTCCCAGGGCCGGGGAAGGCGCTGGCCTAAGAAAAAGCCTTCGGGTTCCGATTCAGAGGAAGAGGAGCAGGTGGGGCAGGAAGCGTCCTCCTTGGGATCAAGGGGAGTCTCTGGGCAGCCCTGCTCTTGCCCTTTGGGTGTCTCCGCCTGGTCCCCAGCTCTACACTCCTGCTCCGGGCTGGATCCAAGCATCCCCCTCTGGGTTTCCAGACTGGAGCTGGCGGCAGTAGCGAGAAGGGCTGCCCGGGAGATGATCGCGGCATTCCGCGGGGCGCGGTGCCCGTCTTCAAATCCGCCGAGCTCCGCCTCCCCTGTTCCGGGCCGGGTCAGAAACGCCCATCTCAGTGCCGCGAGTCTCCCTCTCGCAGATCCAGGCGGGACGGCCGCCAGAAGCCAGTCCCAGTCGGGGCCCagcctcccgccccgcccccgggccTTGCGCGCCGCCGCGGTGAGTCCTCTCCcggctccccgcccctccccgcctccGCCCAGCAGAGGGCGGCCGCGGCCCCAGCCCAGGAGCGAGTCCCGCGCCGCATCCTCAACCGCGGCGCGGGGTGGGTTCTGGAGGCCCTTGGAGCGCTCCGGCCAGGGACGCGCGGTGAGAGCTGCGGGCCCCGAGGCTCGGGTCTGGGGGTGCGGTGGGGGGGACGGGGGCGCTGCTGGAGGGGCGGGACGGCGTGGGACCGGGACGAGGGTCCCAGCCCGGGAGAACCCCCCCTCAGCCCAGCCCAAGCCGCTGCCCCCATCCCCTTTGATCTACACCTTCTCCTCCCTTACCCGGGGACGCCCTGCCTTCCACTGTCGGGGCCGGACTCGAGCCGGCATCCGAATAGCGTCTCTCAAAGCAGCTGGGGCAGCAGGGGCCGCCGCCCAGCAGGGCATAACGTCCCCCGCCCAAGGGCCCGGCGCAGTCCTGGCAGCAGAAGTGGTTCTCGTGCCAGCGCCGTCCCTCGGCCTCGGTGCAGCGGCGGGAGAAGATCagctgggagagggagaggggaatggctcattcattcattcactcattcattcatccagtaaCCACGCCTTATACCCAGTTGACGCTAAAGCACGTCTACAGACATTTGATCTACACAACCACTCTCGGATGCGGGGAGGGCTGATTGGCTTAGCCAGGATCCCCCAGCTAGCAGGTGGCACAGCCTGAAGAAGTGCGACCTGGGTCTCCTGGACGCCCAACCCAGGGTTCCGTGCAGCCTCTTGTGCGGACATTGAGGGAGTTCCTCGCAGGAGCAGGCCCAGCACTGGGCACCCGACGTACTGAGATGAACGTCTGTCTAAGAGTTCCCGCTCTGGAGAAATCCTCTCAGTCCAAGAAAATTTGGGAGACTGCTTGCGGTGAGGGAGGGCACAAAGGCAACGAGTCCCAGGTGCCCAGAGCTCAAGTCAGAGCAAAGGGAATACAAAGTTCCCAGGCTGGTTCCTAGTTCTCTGTTCCCCACTCCGTGGTACTGGAAGAGGTGTCCCGTTGCATCTGCCGCGTTGGACCCTGGGCAgaccccctccagcccctcccctcgaGGCTGTACCTGGTCACAAGCCGGGCAGCGCGGCCGCAGCAGCTCTGCGTGATGACGGCCGCAGTAGAGACGCCCATCGTGGTAGAAGTAGATGAGGTTTATCAGGGCCTGGCCACAGGCCTGGCAGGCAAAGCAAGCCCGGTGCCAGCAGCGCTGCTCTCCTGCCCGAGCTGTGAACACTCCGTACTCCCCTGGCCTCAGCTGCTCCCTGCACTGCGGGGTGCGGGTGCTGCGCTGGTCAGAGGCCCTCCTACCTTCTCTCCTGGCTCTTCCATCCCAACCCCAACCTAACTGTTCTCCGCATATTTCTGGCAAGCCCACCTCCACTGCAGGCTCCACGAAGAACCCCTAAATTTGGTTTCCCTTTTTCCTAAACTTTGCCAAACTGTCAATCCCCAAACCCCTTTTCCCCCTCCAGAATCCCAGAAGCCAGCCCCTTCTGAAGAAGTGAGAGGgcaaagaggaggaaggggaataGTGGGGGGAGGGTGCTACATACCTTTTCACAGGTGCATTCTTCAAGCTTGGGAGGTACTAGGCGGGCCACCCCCTGTCCCAGGGCCTCCCGCCTCCGCTGAGCACAGAAGAGCCGCAGCTCAGCCAGCTCCTCCTCGCCAGGGGCCAGGCAGTAGCGCTCCTGCAGAAACAGAGGTCCACTGTGACCGGGAGAGCCCCAGCAGGCAAGGTTGAAGTTTGACTGGAGAGGGGAGGTTTAGCTGCTGGGTCAAAGGAGGGTTGTGAAACCTCAGGGAGCTGCAGGAGATAACAGCACAGAAGGGCActgaggagagggaaagagggaaaagaactGGCATAAGTCCACCTCTGTCTCACTCCCCACCCCGCACCAGGAATGGTGATCTCTCGGGTCCTGACAGCCCTACAGTACTTAGCCCATCTCCATATATTTAGATCCTGGCTCCCAATGAGCTGTAGCTTAATATCACTTCCCACTGTATTTTCCCTATTTATTCCATATTCTCCTGCCTCGCCTCCCCAGCTGAACTGTAAGCCTTTAGACTGGGCACAcataggccctcaataaatacttaacCACCATACTCTCTACATTTGTACATTCCATTATCAGTTTCAAAAGCTGGTCATGTCCATTTTCTCATTTGCTCTTCAACTAAGCATTGTGGTGGGCAGAGCAGATGTTACTGCACCCATTATGTAGTTGTGAAAgctcaggctgggggtgggggatgactTCCCCCAATTAGTGGCAAAGCTAGGCCTTAAATGCATGTCCCCTGCCTTTTGGACCAAACTCCTTCCCACGGTAAGTAAAGAAAGGGAGGCAAGAGAGAGGaaagctggggagagggagacccACATCGCTGTCCTGTGGAGGGAGCTGCTGCAGGAGGGTCCGGAGTCCAGGCCAGCTGGGGGCTTGGTTGGTGTCCAGGCCAGGGTTCCCCAAGCTCAGGACTTCAGGATCCTGAGGAAACGCAGCAAAAGGAGAGAAGCAGAGCTcggcttttccttccttccccttctttccttccctcttcatTGCCACCTCTTCGCCAATCTGGAACAACATCCAAGCACCCCCCTCCATTTGGAGGATCCTCCTTCAAGATCACAAGGACAGCTGATCCACTCCCACGTTTGTGGTCTAATTGAGGCAGGTTGGGGGGGGCACACTGCAAAACAGCTTCCTTCTTATGCTTGAAATCACCCCTTTCACTCCTTAGAGGCAAAGTCCCTAGGTTCTGCTTTGACAACACAGACTCCCTAGGAGAGTATTCATGTATTCATGTGGATAAGTTTAAAGAAGTTGAACCCCTGTGTCCTGAGAGGGCTGTAGGGACAGGGATTCCTGCAAAGAGAAAGGGCTGCAAGAAGTTGGGCACAAAGGCTAACTACCTCCCACTTGGTGGAAATGGGAAGAGGTCCAAAGGATGGAGGGGGTGTTGGTCTCAGAGGGAAGGGCAGGACCCCTACCGCCTGAGCAGAGGTTTCCTCAGGGTCCTCCTCTGGCATGTGACCTGGGTTGCTGTCTGAGTTGACTGGTGGATTTGGCTCCGGAAGGGTCAGCCTCTCCCCTTGGTGGGGCCAGCCAGAGTTCAGCAGTGACATTGGTGGCAAAGTCTgcacagaaaacaacaagacgcCTCCCATTTATTGGGCCACGACAGTGTGCTAGGCAGGCTAAATGCTTTCTGGGCGTTATCTCCTTCAGTCCTACCAACAGCTATGTGAATCaggtgggggttttttgttttttgttttttgtttttttggcggtatgcgggcctctcactgtgtggcctatcctgttgcggagcacaggctccggacgcacagtctcagcagccatggctcacgggcccagccgctccgcggcatgtgggatcttcccggaccggggcacaaacccgtgttccctgcatcggcaggcggactctcaaccactgcgccaccagggaagcccaggtagtattcttatcaccattttacagatggcccAACTGAGGCTTGGAAAGCGTACATggtctgcccaaggtcacacagctagtaaatggcagagccagatcTTGAGGCCAAATCTTTCAGCTCCAGAGTTTCTGAAGCTCAAACTCAGGGGTCTCCCAAGATTGGGATGGAGGAAACAGGAGGCCCATAGTGGAAGGAGAGggcattttgtctttctggtgctgGTGAGCCTTTGGGTAGACTGGTCCCTTgttccccacctcccctgccaTAGCTCCCACCACCTCTCACTGTGCACTCAGCAGCACCCAGTGAGcctacttcctcacctctccctGCTTTTCCCGCTGTAGGCTTGGGCTGGGTGAAAGGACCATTTCACCGGGAGGCCCTTCTCAGCCTATCCAGCCTATACCAGCTCTCCTTTCCCTGAGCTCCAGAAATAAGTACAGTGGGTGCCCCAAGATTTAGCACCTAATGTTTCTCTTTGCACCCTGTGTCTCTCTCAGCTCCTCATCTAGTCTATCAGCTCCTCCAGGACAGACAAAATCCTGTGCTTCTATCTTCTATCTCTAGTGGCAACTTCATTGGATAATTCTAAGTGCATCTCTTCAGCCCTCCTCTGGGCAAGCCCTGGTATGGCCACAGTATCTTGGGGATAGGAGGTGACTATTGAAGTAGAAAAGGGATGggccttgccctcaaggagctcatagCCTACTGGGTAAGGCACAAATGAAACCAGGCAGGATGGGGCCAGGGTTCTGGGCAGATATACACAGCAtcctaggaagaaaaaaaaaaaaaaaaccagagtaaACTTTTCAAGAATGTTTACCCTGTGCCAGGGACTTTTCCAGCATATTACATAATATAGTccatcttcacaacaatcctgtgaggtagcttctattatcccattttacggTTGAAACAAACTGAGGTTAAACTTGGCTGAGGTCACATTAGAAGGTTAAGGGATGCTTTAGAGGAGGAGGTTGCCTTTGAGAGCTGGGTTGGATTCTAATGGCAGCTGGGCACAGGAGGGCATCACCAAATCCCTGGCCTCTATAAGACCCAGCTTTGGGGCTGGGAACAGGGTTTGGACTGTGACAATTATAGTGTTTCCCAGCCCAGAGCCCCGCCCTGTGCCACCCTTCCCTGCTTCCTGGCTCCACACCCATCCGCTTCCTTCCTGTTCTGTCCCTCAGATCAGGTTTCCTATGGAAGGCAGCCAGGATGGGCTGTTCACACCCAGGGCCAGGAGTAGCCACTTCCCCTGGGGCTCCAGGAGGCAAGAGATGCTTGCGGGAGGGGGTGGGCATCGAAGCGGGGTATCTGGGGCCCCAGAGGAAACTTGCACGCCTCTTCCAGATTAGTTCTAGTTTGCATGAAATCATCCCACACAGGAACAACACTCAGAAATCAGTCTTCACCCCTCACCCTCATCGCCCCCAGGGCGGCATAACTCCACCGTCTACTTAGCGCTGGACCCCACTTAGGTGCTGGATTCCTTCCAGAATTCCCCTCCCCGCttacaaaagggaaaagactgaaccccctccccgcccccgcgcaGGTGTAACCAGTCTCAGGAGTTCTACCTTCCCAACCCACCCCTGCCCTGAAGGGCAGAGTCTAGGGATTGGGaagtggcgggggagggggagggtgtaAGGGATGGAAGGTTTCCCCGGACAgtgagaggaaggaggggaagagaagtgTCCGGTCCCGCCAAGTGCCCTCTCAACAGATCCCCAAAGTTTTTTCTTGGGCATGTGGGGCCCACCTCCGCAGTGGGACGCGGTGTGGTTCCCGAGTCAGCTGGGGTTCCCAGTCTGGCTGCTGGGAGTTTAGGGGAAGGGACGGGACTCCGCCGGGGTCTCACCCTCGCTGCGCGCTGTTGTCCGGGCAGTTCTGGACAGACCCTGCCGTCGGGCCCTTCACCCAGTTCCCACCCTCAGGTCTCGACACCCGCCTCTGCCCGCCCCGGGAGCGCGCCTTCCGCTCCCACGCCCCCCGCGGGCCCTGCCAGCCCCTCCGGGGCTGGAAGAGCCGGACGGGGGGAGGGGCCTAGAGCTGCCGACTGAAGGAAAGCATTTGAGGGATCTCGGGTGAAAAGTGTGCAGGCTCCACTGCCTCCGTGCCCATGGGATTAGCACTGGGACCGCGTCCCGGCGGGCGCGGAGCAGACCCTCGGGAGCCGTCATTATGCCGGGTCCTCAAGCACTCGCGGAACAGAACGCCTTTCGGAGCCCGCAGGTCCCCCCAGACCTTCCTTCTGGTCTCCTAGCCCCGCCCCTCTCTgtgtgtccccacccccacctagTTCCCTCCCCCTTGTCCCCAGCCCCTTTCTGGGGTCCCTCGTCCTGCCCTTCTCCCTTCCATCCCTTCAGGCTCCTCCCCCAATCTTTCGTGTTtctcccccgccccgcccgccgctCGGTCCTTTTTCTGATCCCTGGAGTGGAAACCTTTGGTCCTACCTCTGGTCCCCCTCAGCCCCGCCctgagccccgcccccgccccaggctccgccccgcccccgccaggCTCTCTCAGTCGCTGGCCCTGAGCGCCCTCTGGCGTCTGCGCATGCTCCCTGCTCCCTACTGCAAAGTCCTCCAAAGGGACCTTCTAGGCTGCGCGCCGGTCGCCCCCGATCGGGTCCGCCCGCCCGCAGCGTCTCGTCGGTGCTACCGGTGACCTCTGACCCCGCCGCCACGGGGTGGGGAGGCCTTAGCTCCGGGCGGGCGGCGGCTGCTGCAGCGGGACCCGGGAGCGGGGCCCGGCGCCGCCCGGGCCGCGGGGCGATGTGAGTCGGGgcgcggcggggcgggggcgaGGCGGCTCCACCGAGGCCGCACCGCGCCGCGCCGCAGTCTCCACTCCCTCCCAAGGAAGCCCCGGGCGGGCGGGCGGTGGAAAcccggggctgggggcggggatccagggacaactcgCGGCCCTGACCTCCCCTATTCCTTCCCGGTATCTAGAAATTCGCCTGTTACCTAAATCTGTCTCTAATCCCCCAgaaccaccccacccccacccccggacACACCTTCATGTGTCCTGGAGCCCTCAGAACCCCTCACTCCTGCAAATTCCCCTGATACGCTCACAGAGCACCATTCTCTCCTGGATGCCCCCAAATGCTTCCACCGCCCTGAAATTCCTCTGAGTCTTCATGCCCCCCATTCTCCTTGCACCGTGCTCAAGTCCAAAAAATTTGTCCACATTTCCCTGATCCCTCTCATACGTTTTGAGTCCCTATAACCTCAAACTCCCACCCCCCAATCCACACCTGTCTCAGACCAGCGACCCCTTCTCCTCCCACCCGATGTAACCCCCCTCGTTGGGCTGTCGTGATATGTCCTGGTATCTTAAAGAGAAGTGAAGGGGACAGGAAAAGGTGCAGCGCCTCCCCCATCTTGCAGCCTGTAGTTCTTGGCTTCACCCCCAGACTCCCTGTTGGTGGCTCAAGCCCCAGTATTTACCCAGCTGTCTGCCTTTAGGCTGTGCATACCTTCCTCATCCTGCTGCCGCCTTCCAGAGAGTAAGCCAGACCAAGAGGGTAGGGGTCCTTTCACCTGGGAAGTGTCCAAGGATGCAGAGCCCCAGGGGCCCTGGGAAATGGCATTGTTTTTCCAGAGCAGGAGGGTGGGATTTCAAGGATCTCCAGGGTACTGGCTTGTCGACTTGTCCACCTAGGGCTCAGATTACTGAAATTTTGATTGATTGTTAGAATTTATGTTAACTTTTAGGCCTTTCAGAGTTTGGAGAACAGAAAATCTATCAAGCTTCCACATGTGAGATTGAAGGAGCTTGTCCTAGAAGAGGAAAATGTTGATTTAGCTATGTTTGTCCTACAAACTTACCTCTAGAGGTTATTGAAGCTAGAAGTTCCACAGTTGACAGATGTTTCCCTTCAAAACTAAGGCCttggggtgggagttgggggtggTGATGGAGAATCTACTTGGCAGACTCTCCCAGATACTTAGTAGCAATGAAAAAGGCTACTGCTTTCCTGAATCTTAAGCCATTGCTCTTTCTAATACATCTTAGTGTCCTTTTGAGAAAGCTCTCTGTAGAGTTCCAAGTTCTCAGCAAAGGTAAGGTGGTGATCTTGGTATTGGTTTTAACAGGATTCAGATGGGGTCTAGAGGTGACTTAAAATATCCTGGGCTGCCTCAGACTTCAAAGTCACTGATGTGAGGGGAGTCTGCCCCTCTCAGGGCCTATGGGGCTTAGAATTTGTGGTCCCTTTGCTCTTGATCTCACTTCCTTCATTGGTGTTTCTGTCCCATTAGGGCTGGAACAGA from Mesoplodon densirostris isolate mMesDen1 chromosome 10, mMesDen1 primary haplotype, whole genome shotgun sequence encodes the following:
- the PRICKLE4 gene encoding prickle-like protein 4 isoform X3, with product MVLSPSPSLQREKQGETLPPMSLLNSGWPHQGERLTLPEPNPPVNSDSNPGHMPEEDPEETSAQADPEVLSLGNPGLDTNQAPSWPGLRTLLQQLPPQDSDERYCLAPGEEELAELRLFCAQRRREALGQGVARLVPPKLEECTCEKLIFSRRCTEAEGRRWHENHFCCQDCAGPLGGGRYALLGGGPCCPSCFERRYSDAGSSPAPTVEGRASPGEAELGGFEDGHRAPRNAAIISRAALLATAASSSLETQRGMLGSSPEQECRAGDQAETPKGQEQGCPETPLDPKEDASCPTCSSSSESEPEGFFLGQRLPRPWETPGSLQAGDSDTSRKHCTIC
- the PRICKLE4 gene encoding prickle-like protein 4 isoform X1, yielding MVLSPSPSLQREKQGETLPPMSLLNSGWPHQGERLTLPEPNPPVNSDSNPGHMPEEDPEETSAQADPEVLSLGNPGLDTNQAPSWPGLRTLLQQLPPQDSDERYCLAPGEEELAELRLFCAQRRREALGQGVARLVPPKLEECTCEKCREQLRPGEYGVFTARAGEQRCWHRACFACQACGQALINLIYFYHDGRLYCGRHHAELLRPRCPACDQLIFSRRCTEAEGRRWHENHFCCQDCAGPLGGGRYALLGGGPCCPSCFERRYSDAGSSPAPTVEGRASPGEAELGGFEDGHRAPRNAAIISRAALLATAASSSLETQRGMLGSSPEQECRAGDQAETPKGQEQGCPETPLDPKEDASCPTCSSSSESEPEGFFLGQRLPRPWETPGSLQAGDSDTSRKHCTIC
- the PRICKLE4 gene encoding prickle-like protein 4 isoform X2 is translated as MSLLNSGWPHQGERLTLPEPNPPVNSDSNPGHMPEEDPEETSAQADPEVLSLGNPGLDTNQAPSWPGLRTLLQQLPPQDSDERYCLAPGEEELAELRLFCAQRRREALGQGVARLVPPKLEECTCEKCREQLRPGEYGVFTARAGEQRCWHRACFACQACGQALINLIYFYHDGRLYCGRHHAELLRPRCPACDQLIFSRRCTEAEGRRWHENHFCCQDCAGPLGGGRYALLGGGPCCPSCFERRYSDAGSSPAPTVEGRASPGEAELGGFEDGHRAPRNAAIISRAALLATAASSSLETQRGMLGSSPEQECRAGDQAETPKGQEQGCPETPLDPKEDASCPTCSSSSESEPEGFFLGQRLPRPWETPGSLQAGDSDTSRKHCTIC